Below is a genomic region from Isachenkonia alkalipeptolytica.
GGACATTTTCTAAAAGGGTTGACACGCTCTTAGACGCATCCGTCCCAAGTGGTTTTTTCTTTCCGTCTACAGGAGGAGGACCTTGCTTTTTACTTCCCTTGGGCCATCGGTCTATTAATAGGCTTTAAATATTGCTATTGCTTATTTACAGCTTATCCCTTATGATGATATTAAGAAATGTTTCACGTGAAAAATATAATTCAAGCAAATATAACAATAGGAGGAAACGATTATGAAGGCGATATCATCAAGAATCATACTGGGGATTTTCATTCTCAGTATTGGGGTGGTGGCCCTGCTCAGCAATTTCGGCATATTGGATTACAGTGTGGGTCAGCTGTTTTTAAATTTTTGGCCCCTGATCATTGTTTATTGGGGGGTTGAAACCTTATTCAAGCCCGGAGGCCTGCTTCAACGATTGATCGGAGTTTTTATTGCCCTTATCGGAGTGGTGCTTATTGCCAACCGTATAGAATTCGAACCCTTAATGTTTAATCTTTCCTCGCTTTGGCAGCTAGTTGTTCCCGCAATCCTGATTGTCTCCGGAATCACATTGTTAACAGGGAAAAAAAAGATCGGTAAAAGTCATTATGCAGTTCTATCGGGTTTGGAACGAAACCGGGGGACTTGGAAGCTGGGCTCGGAATCCTATGTAGCCTTTTTAGGGGGGGTGGAGTTGGACCTTTCTCTGGCAGAATTGCCTTCTCAGGAAACCCACTTAGACTTAACCGCCGTTCTGGGCGGGATTGAAGTAAAGGTTCCGAGGGATTTAACCATTATTTGCGAGGGACAATCGGTCTTTGGGGGCGTAGAACAACTGGGAGATGAAAGCGCAGGAATTTTCACCTCCAAAAAAGAAACCCGCCACGAACCGAATTTATCCACGGATCATCCCAACCATGGCAAGATTTTAAGAATTTCCTCCTCCACGGTTTTTGGAGGGATCGAAATTGATTTTGCATAGTTTCCCACTGTAAACCATTGTTCTTCCTGTTATATTAGCCCAGAGGACGCCTTCCTTAAAGTGCCATAGCCTTTAGCTAGGTCGGAGGTGTAAGCGCAGCTGGGAGCCTTCATTAATTACGCTTATAACCGATAAAAATGAAAAATCTTTAATCAAAAAAAAGCCTACCTCCAATGACCTTGGATCTTTAGGCTTTTTTTATTTGAGAACTTTTTAAAGGTCCTTTTTCTTATTCCTTTTTCTTCTTATTGGAAACCTTCCTTTTTCATGGTGTGTAAAACCTTGGCAAATAGATCCAGGGTTTTTTGTCGATCCTCATCTAAGTAAGTGACTTTCTTTTGGATGTTTCCCGCGGTGTTTTCTGCGGTTTTTCCCATGGTTTTCAGCCCCGGGTCCTCTTGGGTGTTTTGCTGGCTTTCCCGTTTTTTCAAGTAGTCCCGAATGTATAGCACTTTCGCTGTGTTGTTGTCGTTAGAATGCTTATAGGTTAGTTCATTATTATTTTTATCCATTAGAATCACAATCCTTTCTTACTTTATTTAATTCGTGATACTCTTTCATTTCTCCTGCTTTTTTATTAATTTTTTTATAAAAATTTATTTTAAAAAAACAAACCTTAAAGAGAAAAAAATAATTTTTTCTCTTTAAGGCAACAGGGTCTTAATGCTTTTTTTCTCTGATGATGGGATTGACAGTTACCATCGATACAAATA
It encodes:
- a CDS encoding LiaF domain-containing protein gives rise to the protein MKAISSRIILGIFILSIGVVALLSNFGILDYSVGQLFLNFWPLIIVYWGVETLFKPGGLLQRLIGVFIALIGVVLIANRIEFEPLMFNLSSLWQLVVPAILIVSGITLLTGKKKIGKSHYAVLSGLERNRGTWKLGSESYVAFLGGVELDLSLAELPSQETHLDLTAVLGGIEVKVPRDLTIICEGQSVFGGVEQLGDESAGIFTSKKETRHEPNLSTDHPNHGKILRISSSTVFGGIEIDFA